A stretch of Lathyrus oleraceus cultivar Zhongwan6 chromosome 6, CAAS_Psat_ZW6_1.0, whole genome shotgun sequence DNA encodes these proteins:
- the LOC127097177 gene encoding probable transmembrane ascorbate ferrireductase 3 produces the protein MSTAIGVSGLAHLFGIVSIILLLVWLLHYREGIDYDSDDGLRVFNVHPLMMFLGFIFLVGEGVMAFQTVPNQRPIPKFVHMTLHLIAIVLGIVGLCAVFKFHSMRNIADVYSLHSWIGIGTFCLFGLQWIFGFVTFLVPGAQGPTRARVLPWHRAGGRVLLFMAICAAETGLMEKSGFLNLKPYQRETNLVNFLGLTILLFGVFVNMSVGIR, from the exons ATGAGTACTGCCATTGGAGTTTCAGGTTTGGCTCATTTGTTTGGCATCGTCTCCATCATACTCTTGCTTGTTTGGTTGTTGCACTATCGCGAAGGGATCGACTATGATTCCGACGACGGACTTCGCGTCTTCAAT GTGCATCCTTTGATGATGttcttgggatttattttccTTGTTGGTGAAG GTGTAATGGCGTTCCAAACTGTACCGAACCAAAGACCTATACCAAAGTTTGTTCATATGACATTGCACTTGATAGCTATTGTTCTTGGCATAGTTGGTCTGTGTGCCGTTTTCAAGTTCCATAGTATGCGGAACATTGCCGACGTTTATAGCCTTCATTCATGGATTGGCATTGGAACGTTCTGCTTGTTTGGTTTGCAG TGGATATTTGGTTTTGTAACTTTCTTGGTTCCTGGAGCACAAGGTCCAACAAGAGCAAGAGTGCTTCCATGGCATAGAGCTGGTGGTAGAGTGCTACTTTTTATGGCAATATGTGCTGCAGAAACAGGATTGATGGAGAAGTCTGGTTTCTTAAATCTAAAACCATATCAGAGGGAAACTAATTTGGTCAACTTTCTAGGTCTTACAATTCTCTTGTTTGGTGTATTTGTTAACATGTCTGTTGGTATTCGTTAA